Sequence from the Methanosarcina siciliae T4/M genome:
GAGTAAACAGATATATACGGAAAATTTTTCTTGCAGATATCCGGAGATGTAGCTTTCTATGACTTTTGAAGTGATTCCTGCAGTGGACATGAGGGGTGGGAAATGCGTTCAGCTTGTGCAGGGCGTGCCTGGCAGTGAGATCGTGTCCCTTGAAGATCCTCTCGCAGTTGCGCTTGACTGGGTAAGAAAAGGGGCAAAGACCCTTCATCTGGTAGACCTTGACGGAGCAATTGAAGGGGATCGAAAAAATGCTCCTATTATTGAAAATATAGTCCGGGCCTGCAGGGAGAAAGGCGTGGGTATCCAGGTGGGAGGGGGAATCCGGAGCTTTGAAGATGCGGCTTCCCTGCTTAAGCTTGGGGTTTCAAGGGTAATTCTCGGAACTGCTGCCCTTCAGAATCCCGAACTTGTAAAAAAGCTTTCCAGTGCCTTTGGAAGTTCATGTGTAAATGTCGCGCTGGATGCAAAGAACGGGAAAATCTCGATCAAAGGCTGGACCGAAGAGTGCGCGCAAACTCCTGTCGAAATGGGCAGAAAGTTTGAAGAGCTTGGAGCCGGAAGCCTCCTTTTTACGAATATAGATAATGAAGGCCTGATGCAGGGAGTAAACCCTGACCCGACGAGGGAACTTGTGGAGTCTGTCATCATCCCTGTGATTGCATCCGGAGGGGTGAGTTCCCTCGAAGATCTGAAGGTTTTAAAGCAGACCGGAGCCTCGGGGGTTGTGGTAGGTAGTGCCCTCTACACAGGCAGGTTCACCCTTGAGGAGGCTATCGAAGCTATTTTAGATGATTGCTTTTTAGATGGTTAATTACAGTTACTCCGGGGCAAAGTATTTAAGAAATTTAAAAGAGAATGTGATGGTGTATGAGAACCTGCAGAATCTCCCGCAAGACAAAGGAAACCGATATCCAGCTTGAACTGAACCTTGATGGCAAAGGTAGTGCAGACATCAGCACCGGATTGGGATTTTTTGACCACATGCTTGCTTCTTTTTCACGGCATTCGGAATTTGACCTTAAGGTGCGTGCCGAAGGCGACCTCTATGTAGACGAGCACCACCTGGTAGAAGATGTCGGGATAGTCCTCGGGAAGGCTCTTGCCGAAGTTCTTGGAGACATGGCCGGTATTGCCCGTTTCGGGGAAGCCAGAATTCCCATGGACGAATCCCTTGCCGAAGTTGCGCTGGACGTCGGAGGGCGCAACTATCTTGTTCTGAAAGCCGAGTTTTCAAGTCCTCAGGTGGGGCAGTTCAGTACCCAGCTGGTGCGGCACTTCTTCGAAACCCTTGCCTCAAATGCAAAAATTACCATGCATGCAAGTGTCTATGGAGATAACGACCACCACAAGATAGAAGCCCTCTTCAAGGCTTTTGCCTATGCAATGAAAAGGGCTGTAAAAATCGAAGGCAAAGAAGTAAAAAGCACGAAGGGCACTCTATGAATTCCTTAGTTGCGCCACCCGAATTGCGATTCGGGAGCCCGCCATCCTTTTCTCTCCGCTCAAGAGGACTAACTTATGTATCATTTTGGTAGCAATACTTAACATTTAAGTTTTAAGCTCTTTATTTTGTTGTTTTGATCCTCCACTCCCCTGCAAAGACCAGCATTGCTTCAGGTCTGAGCTGCCCGACAAGGCACATGTTTGCTTTTTTTGCAGCCTTCACTCCAGAGTCAAACGGCATGGCTTTGGTGGCAACAAGGGAAATTCCTGCCCTAGCTGCTTTTGTTACCATGTAGGCAGGTTGCCTGCCTGTGGAAAGCATGTAGTGCTGTGAAAGGTCGAGTCCCCGGAGGAAGGCGGCTCCAACTACCTTGTCTACGGCGTTGTGTCGGCCTATATCAACAATCTGGACTGCGAGTTTTCCTTTTTTGTCTATAAGGGCGGCAAGATGGGTGCCTCTGGTAAGTTTGTAAGTCTCGGATTCAAGGTGTCCTGTGCCTGCAAAAATGGCTTCTGGATCAAAAACAGTATCTGCCTCTATGTAAATCTCTGCCGGGGCTGGCTCATCACGAGGAGGGGAGCTTTTCTTTTTAGTCAGGATATGGACTTCATCACCCTCCACTTCAATCCCTGCAATCTCTCCGTACCTGACAGCTCCTTCAGTGATCAGATGCCCTACTGCAAGCTCTTTAAGCTCGAAAGGAGAGGCAAAAAGGGTTGTAAAAGCTTTCCCGTCCAGAAAAAGTTTGACAGGGCATTCCCTTGCAAGCAATACTTCCGTATCTTCTACCCTGCCGTCGGAATGGATTCTTTTTGCAGGGTAAGGAGTGGTGTATCTCTCAGGCATTTTTGGTCTGAATTTTGATATGTTTTTCAGATTTATTATTTCATTGATAGCGGTTCATTTTTTATTGCCTGTTTAGCTTTTGAATGTCCCTTCAATTTCTTCTTTCTACTTTTAACTGCTTACAATTTCATAGTCTGCACTGCAGTCAAAGTATGTATTTCCTGAGTTAAAATCAATTCTCAGAAACTCATTATTGGTAGGTGATGGTCCTATATTGTATAGATTAACTGCAGAGTCATTTTCCGGCCACCAGCCAATAAGGCTTACCCCATCAACCTGGAATTGAGTTCCAGATGAATATGAAGGAAGTAAATATGTTAAAGTCGATTCATAGTCTGTATAATCCTTCACATATATCCCAGTGACTTTTCCCTGATCCACGTATTCCCCATCAATATACATCTTAACATTAAAATTGAAGTCGGTGATCTGGTTGTTGCTCATATCTGCAGTTCCGGATGTCTGGTCTCCATCTATTATGAGCTTTACAATGTCATTATTTTTAAATTTATTTTCGGAGCCATTAATTTTAATCCAATAATAGTTATTATTTCCGCTATTTCCATTATTTTTGAATTGGATGTAAGTTCCCGAAGAGATAACTCCTCCAATTCCAGGTTTATTCAATATAATGCTGTTTCCATGAATTAATTCTTCTTCGGGTTCATCCTCCTCTTCTTCAGATCCATCCTCTTCTTCGCCGGACTCAGAACCGTCGACTTCTCCCTCTTTCAGACTGCCTCCTGCCCCCAGTTCTGCTTCAATCACAGACTTGCTGATACAGAGCCTCTCAAGAGTTTTATTACTGCCGGGCAGGAAAGAAAAGTATACGGTGTCTGAACCTATTTTATCAAGCGCATAATCCGTGCCGTATTCAAGACCTGCATTTTTTGAGGTTTCGTTGAGGTAGGAGATCCAGGCATCCGGGTATCCGGTGAGAATTGTGCAGGTGAAAGAGTCGATTCCTTCTGAATCATTGCTGTCATATATAGGGATTGCATAAAGTCCTGTCAGCCTCAAAGAAGCATCGGTGTTAGAAGAGATGCTGTCAGGTTCTCCTGTAATTTTGATCGCATTGATCGAAACTGTATAGTTATCTTCATCAGTGTGTTTTATATTGAATGAGGGAAACTGCCTCATCAATGATCTGCCTTTTTGGGAAAGGATAAGGGCTCCGTTTTCATATCTAAAAACCTGGTTTATATACTCTCTGTTGTTCGAATAATAGGTAATCCCTCCACAGTCCACTATTTGATGGGAGGCTGAGATCGAAGATTTTTCTGGAATTATGGTCATTCTGCAATATTCTCTATTTAATGAAAGTGTTCCGCTTGATTTTGATGGTTCCAGAATGGGGATCTCTCCTCCCCCCATACTAAACGAAATAGTTACTGGAAATCTATTTTCTGAATAATTAAAGTCTGAAGAAGTAAAGAGGGATACCATATCTACAGTTGATTTGAGTTCGGCCATATCGTTCTGGACTTCACTCATATGTGATTGTTCTGCATCAGTCTTCCATGCCGGAACATATTCAATCCTGACAACTGCAAGTACTGTAAATATGATACTCAGCAGCAAGACTGCCGCAATTACGGTAGCTCCTGCAGATTCCGAGTTGAAGAGGCTTTTTCTGGCCTTTTCCCTGCTTTTGTTTTTTCCGGTCGTCATAGCGGAACATCACATAATTTTTTATTTACTATGTTTCAGATATTGAACCTTAAATTTCCGTTTTTTCATTTTTCTGTCTTTTAATTCTTTATGCTGAAAGCTAAAAACTCTGGTTTATTTTATTCTTCAATTTAGTCTGTTATTTGGACCAATAATTAAAAAGTTCAGTTTAAACCATTTATCAGCTCTGCACTAACTGCAGTCTTGCTAACATAAAGCCTTTTGAGGTTTTTGTCGCTTCCATTTTCAGGGAATGAGAAGTATAGATAGTCGTTTTCTATAAGGTCAAGGGTGTAATCTTTATTTTTCTCAAGCCCGGCCCCTTTCATCATTTCGTCAAAATACGCTTCCCAGGCATCCGGATGGGCTGTGTATATTTTCAACATGAAAAAGTCTACATTTTCATACTCATTACTGTCATAGAAAGGGGTAAATGAACATTTTTTCAGATAAACAGAACAGTCAGATCTTGATGAAAGGGTATCT
This genomic interval carries:
- the hisA gene encoding 1-(5-phosphoribosyl)-5-[(5-phosphoribosylamino)methylideneamino]imidazole-4-carboxamide isomerase; protein product: MTFEVIPAVDMRGGKCVQLVQGVPGSEIVSLEDPLAVALDWVRKGAKTLHLVDLDGAIEGDRKNAPIIENIVRACREKGVGIQVGGGIRSFEDAASLLKLGVSRVILGTAALQNPELVKKLSSAFGSSCVNVALDAKNGKISIKGWTEECAQTPVEMGRKFEELGAGSLLFTNIDNEGLMQGVNPDPTRELVESVIIPVIASGGVSSLEDLKVLKQTGASGVVVGSALYTGRFTLEEAIEAILDDCFLDG
- the hisB gene encoding imidazoleglycerol-phosphate dehydratase HisB translates to MRTCRISRKTKETDIQLELNLDGKGSADISTGLGFFDHMLASFSRHSEFDLKVRAEGDLYVDEHHLVEDVGIVLGKALAEVLGDMAGIARFGEARIPMDESLAEVALDVGGRNYLVLKAEFSSPQVGQFSTQLVRHFFETLASNAKITMHASVYGDNDHHKIEALFKAFAYAMKRAVKIEGKEVKSTKGTL
- a CDS encoding formate dehydrogenase accessory sulfurtransferase FdhD; the encoded protein is MPERYTTPYPAKRIHSDGRVEDTEVLLARECPVKLFLDGKAFTTLFASPFELKELAVGHLITEGAVRYGEIAGIEVEGDEVHILTKKKSSPPRDEPAPAEIYIEADTVFDPEAIFAGTGHLESETYKLTRGTHLAALIDKKGKLAVQIVDIGRHNAVDKVVGAAFLRGLDLSQHYMLSTGRQPAYMVTKAARAGISLVATKAMPFDSGVKAAKKANMCLVGQLRPEAMLVFAGEWRIKTTK